In Desulfovibrionales bacterium, the genomic window ACCGCGCCCATGGAGAGGAAGTGCCGGGGTATGACCAGCTCTCCTTCTTCAAGTCCCAGGATGTCCGTAAAGGCCCGGCGTACGCCCAGATTTGCGGCCACCCCACCTTGAAAGGAGATAGGCTTATGAAATTTCTTGCCCTTGCCGATGTTACCCTTCAGGTTACGGGCCATAGCGTAGCAGAGGCCGGCGACAATGTCATACACCGGCGTGGCTTCCTGCTGCAGATGTATCATGTCGGATTTGGCAAAGACGCTACACCGGCCGGCAATGCGTGGTGGGGCCTTTGATTCCAGGGCGAGACGGCTGAACTCCTCGATAGACAGGCCAAGCCGCGAGGCCTGTTGATCCAGGAAAGACCCCGTACCCGCCGCACAAAGGGTGTTCATGGCAAAGTCTTCTATTTCCATGCCGGCGATCGAGTTCTTCAGGAGAATCAGCTTGGAATCCTCGCCGCCCATCTCGATTACCGTTCGTACCTCCGGATGGTAAAAGGATATGGCCCGGGCCTGGGCAATAATTTCATTGGTAAAGTTAGCTCCTAACAGTTTGGCCATTAGGCCGCCGCCTGATCCGGTAAACGAAACGGTCTTTATGCTCTCCACAGGAAAGCGGGAAAACACGCCTGTTAATGCACGGGCCACCGTTTCCAGAGGTTGTCCCTTGGTCCGGGTATATTCCTCCAGGAGAACCCCTTTATCATCATTCATGATGACCGTATTTGCGCTGGCTGACCCGACATCTATTCCTAAGTGTAGCCTATCACTCATAAGCGCTTCCTCCCTAAATCGAGGTTAAACTCAGGGATGATATAAAAGACGCGCCGGTCATATGTCTTACATTGTGCCCGATGCTCCTTGATTAAAGGCTCCATAACGGCTGAGATATCATCCGGTGAGACATTCAACAAACCGGAAATATCCTCTGCCGTGCAGGGCCTTCTGGCCAGCATGGCCAGTATTTCGCTTTCCACAAGAGGGCGGAATCCCTGTTGAATACGGCGCTTAAAGTCAACAATAACCTCCGCTCTTTCTCCCAAGACTTCCCTGATGGTCTCCAGCCGGGCGCTGCTTAAGGGCGCGGCATAGTTTTCAGCCGGCGGTCTATCCACGGTGTTCAATTGGATGCGGTCCGGCTGAATGGCCTGGAGAGCCTTCCGCAGTTCCTCTACCTCTTCCGGGCGGTCATTGATGCCCTGCACAAAGAGTATCTCCAGCCAGATCTGCCCCGTATATTCCTGGCGGAGGTCTTTAAGTCCGCTGATAATCTGTTCTATGCGGATGGATCGGATAGGCCGGTTGATACGACGAAAAGTATCCGGTCTCACCGCATCAAGCGAAGGCAGGACAACATCCGCTTTAAGCAGCGCCTGTCTTACCTCCGGGAGATGGAGAAGAGAACTGTTGGTTATTACCGCCACCGGTTTAGGTGATACATCTTTCAGCCTGGAGACTATGTCTCCTATCTTACTATGAAGGGTCGGCTCCCCTGAGGCCGTAACCGTCACATAGTCTATTTTTGCTGCTTTGGACTGTAAGTAGTTTTCAGCCTCTTTTAACACCCCGGAAGTTGGGACATACTCCTTCCGCCTGGCGGTACGGAGCGTAGTCCGGCCAATCTCGCAATAGATGCAATCAAATGTGCATATCTTGGGCGGAAGTAAATCAATACCCAGGGAAAGACCAAGGCGACGGGAAGAAACCGGGCCGAACAGAAAGGCCATGACCTAAAAACACCCCAGTTGACATTGTACAATTTTTATGTTGAGTTCGTCTATGAGCCTGCCGACTTCTCCGGGTGACACACCGGCCTCTTCGGCCAGTTTACAGGCCACCGCGCAGGCTATGCGGTTGTTTACTGCGGCGGCGCGTATCTTGTCCTTCAACTCTTCTGTTTTCATGGGCGCTTCTTTTGCTCCACAAACTGGTTTTAATAGCTATAAATTTACGCTGTACATTCCCTGCCTGTCAAGTCAATTGTGGAAAACTGTAGGAGGCATGGGATGATAAAGGTGAACCCGCAGCAGGCTAGCAGCCGGCTATGTGCCCATGATCTTGCTTCGAAAGATAAAGAATACCGCTCCCATTAGACAGAGCCCCGCCCAGAAGTAGTCCATGGACAGCTTCTCTCTCATATAAAGAACAGAAAACGGCGCAAAAACCGTCAGGGTAACCACCTCCTGCATAATCTTGAGCTGCCCGACCGTCATGACTTGGTGCCCAATTCGGTTTGCGGGAACCTGAAGGAGGTATTCGAAAAAAGCGATCCCCCAACTTACAACTACGGCAATAAGCCATGATCTTTGGTTCAGGCTTTTGAGGTGGCCGTACCAGGCAAGGGTCATAAAGACATTACTGAAACAGAGCAAGATCAGCGTCGTGGTGTAGTTGTTCATGTCTTCTCATTCCTATTTTGACACACAGGCGTTAACCGGGGCATCCTTCTTGCTGGTACGGAGTCCGGTCAAATGATTTGTTCGCCCCGGTTATCTTCTTCTCAAATAGTTTTTCAATTCTCGATAATAGTTTTCGTGAGGACCAATCATAATCAATTCCAGATCATTACCAACCATTCTGTACGAGAGCAGATACTGAATCGTCCTGATTTTGAATTTGTGGACATAAACACCACGGAGATCGCCCATCTTTTCTTCTCCAACAGATGGATTTTGCATTATCTTTTCGATTTCCTGATCTAACACACCCGTTTCGATTTCAGAAAATCGCTTGACTCTTTTTTCAAAGGACCTTGACTGGTAAACCCTCATCTGCTATCGCCCGAATCTGTATTCTGATTTGTCGCCTTGTTCCAATTCTTCTATTCCTATTAGAATCTCCTTGATAAGGCTGTAGGTCAGGTCCGGGTTTTCCTCGGCACACTTGCCGATTTTCGCCCAGTGTTCGATTTGGCCCGTCATAGATCTGTGGTCGATGCGGCTATATTTTTTTGCTTCGCTGACCAGTTCGTCTGATATTCTCACCGGAGTAGGCATAAAAAGTACCCCCATAACTTTGGGTTATAAATTTTTTGGTTACATCTTATCATGAGAGTAGCAAAATGCAACAATATGTATACGAAGTGTTGCGCGGAAAAATCGAACAGATGAACTCCCCCTCCACGGTCGTCCGGAGCTTACGGGCTATTTCCTGAAAAGCTCCTCGTCCCCGACCCTCTCGTAAACCTTCACGTCAACAAAGACCGGGAGGCTGTCCCTTATCTCTATTTTGTAAATCCCGTTGTCATTGGGAAGGAGAATAGTCCCGTCAGGCAGCATGAGTTCATGTTTGCTGTACAACGTTACCGACTGGCCAGGGCCGAAGCGTATGCTGCCGTCCTTGTATGCGCCCGTCAGCTTCCCGGTTTTTTCGAAATGCAGAGGCTTGTACTGCGGCTTAGGCACCCACATGCCGTTGTATCTTTCAGACTTGACCATCGTCCACCTCCTGTCTTTGCCCTCGATGACATCGACCCACAGGGCAAACACACTGACCGCAGTGCCATCCGCACACGTAAGATATCCGTTTTTTACCTCAAATTTTATCTTCCCTTCCCCAGGTATGACGTGGAACGCACCGTTTGCCAAGACAAAATTGACGGCAGTGGTGACTGTCGCGGACTGGTCGGGAAGATAGGATATCCTGCCCTTTTCCTCGGACCTGCCCCTGATCTCCGCGTCGCCGTCGAAGGAAAACTGTTGGTAGCCCGACTTGAAGCCCTTTACGGTGAACTCCCCGTCCGCAACCCCGAAGGTGTTGTCCCCCCTTATGATCATCTTGCCGCCCGACCAGTGCTGCTCGATGCTCCAGCGGTAGAGGCCCTTGAGGCCGTTCAATGAAAACTCGCCGTCAAGGACACCGAACGTGTCCTTCTCGGTTATCGCAGGCACATCAGCGGCGCCGCAGGCGGAAAGATGACCGTCGAGCAGAAACAGAACGACAGGAACGAATGCCGTCAGGG contains:
- a CDS encoding radical SAM protein; translation: MAFLFGPVSSRRLGLSLGIDLLPPKICTFDCIYCEIGRTTLRTARRKEYVPTSGVLKEAENYLQSKAAKIDYVTVTASGEPTLHSKIGDIVSRLKDVSPKPVAVITNSSLLHLPEVRQALLKADVVLPSLDAVRPDTFRRINRPIRSIRIEQIISGLKDLRQEYTGQIWLEILFVQGINDRPEEVEELRKALQAIQPDRIQLNTVDRPPAENYAAPLSSARLETIREVLGERAEVIVDFKRRIQQGFRPLVESEILAMLARRPCTAEDISGLLNVSPDDISAVMEPLIKEHRAQCKTYDRRVFYIIPEFNLDLGRKRL
- a CDS encoding DMT family protein, with the protein product MNNYTTTLILLCFSNVFMTLAWYGHLKSLNQRSWLIAVVVSWGIAFFEYLLQVPANRIGHQVMTVGQLKIMQEVVTLTVFAPFSVLYMREKLSMDYFWAGLCLMGAVFFIFRSKIMGT
- a CDS encoding type II toxin-antitoxin system RelE/ParE family toxin; protein product: MRVYQSRSFEKRVKRFSEIETGVLDQEIEKIMQNPSVGEEKMGDLRGVYVHKFKIRTIQYLLSYRMVGNDLELIMIGPHENYYRELKNYLRRR